From a single Alkalihalophilus pseudofirmus genomic region:
- the tmk gene encoding dTMP kinase → MKTGLFITVEGGEGAGKTTIVDKIERDLRARDISVVRTREPGGIRIAERIREVILDVRHTEMDARTEALLYAAARRQHLIEKVLPALEEGNVVICDRFIDSSLAYQGHARGIGFNDVLAINEFAIEGNYPDLTLFFNIEPEVGLARIKRSGTREVNRLDQEVFNFHEKVKEGYEKVIAQYPERMAVINANQDVDAVFLDAMAVINDFLKKSSK, encoded by the coding sequence ATGAAGACAGGTTTGTTTATCACTGTTGAAGGTGGAGAAGGAGCCGGTAAGACAACGATCGTTGATAAAATAGAGCGAGATCTGCGGGCAAGAGATATTAGTGTAGTGAGGACACGAGAGCCTGGCGGTATACGCATAGCAGAACGGATTAGAGAAGTCATTCTCGATGTTAGGCATACAGAAATGGATGCGAGAACGGAAGCTCTTTTATATGCTGCGGCTAGAAGGCAGCACCTCATAGAAAAAGTGCTCCCGGCACTCGAAGAAGGAAACGTAGTTATATGTGACCGCTTTATTGACAGCAGCCTCGCCTATCAAGGTCATGCACGCGGGATTGGTTTTAACGATGTGCTGGCGATTAATGAATTTGCCATTGAAGGAAACTACCCTGATCTAACGTTGTTTTTTAATATTGAACCGGAAGTCGGACTCGCACGAATTAAGAGAAGCGGGACTCGCGAGGTCAATCGGCTGGATCAAGAAGTATTTAATTTCCACGAGAAGGTAAAAGAAGGCTATGAGAAAGTGATCGCACAGTATCCTGAACGAATGGCTGTGATAAATGCCAATCAAGATGTAGATGCTGTATTTTTGGATGCGATGGCGGTTATTAACGACTTTCTAAAGAAATCTTCTAAGTAG
- a CDS encoding cyclic-di-AMP receptor: protein MKLIIAVVQDKDSNRLSEALVKANFRATKLASTGGFLKAGNTTFLIGTEDVHIEQVKEIIKKNCQSRDQLVAPISPMGGNADSYVPYPVEVQVGGATVFVLPVEQFEQF from the coding sequence ATGAAATTAATCATTGCGGTAGTTCAAGATAAAGACAGCAACAGACTATCAGAGGCGTTAGTTAAGGCGAACTTTAGAGCGACAAAGCTTGCTAGTACAGGAGGCTTTTTGAAGGCTGGTAATACTACTTTCTTAATTGGAACGGAAGATGTGCATATTGAGCAGGTAAAAGAAATTATCAAGAAAAACTGTCAAAGCCGTGATCAGCTTGTTGCTCCAATTTCACCAATGGGCGGCAATGCAGATTCTTATGTTCCTTATCCGGTAGAAGTACAAGTAGGCGGCGCGACTGTATTTGTTTTACCAGTAGAGCAATTTGAACAGTTTTAA
- the holB gene encoding DNA polymerase III subunit delta' gives METWNELKDSQPKVVQLLQRSLEKDRLAHAYLFEGSKGTGKKQIAFQLAKSFLCKKSEGAEPCLACVDCKRIEHRNHPDVHIIEPEGLSIKKQQVEHLQKEFTYRGVESGKKVYIVDQADKMTASAANSLLKFLEEPTAPTLAVLMTERASSVLPTIQSRSQQLSFSPLPREKFIERLEKEGISRTLSTLIAGLTQSYEEAIALMESDWIAQARSVVIQLNEELYERPHQVFLTIQDKWIPTFKERRELELGLDMILLWLRDLLYTQVGKTDQLVFADQQTLLEQQALSSSQENTSQSMSFVLEAKRHLSANVNPQLVMEKLFFSIQEG, from the coding sequence ATGGAAACATGGAACGAATTAAAAGACAGTCAGCCGAAAGTTGTCCAATTATTACAGAGAAGTTTAGAAAAAGACCGCCTGGCTCACGCTTATTTATTTGAAGGAAGCAAGGGGACAGGGAAGAAGCAAATTGCATTTCAGCTGGCAAAAAGCTTTTTATGTAAGAAGAGTGAAGGGGCTGAACCTTGCTTAGCTTGCGTTGATTGTAAACGTATTGAGCATCGCAATCACCCGGATGTACACATTATTGAACCAGAGGGGCTTTCTATTAAAAAGCAACAGGTTGAACACTTGCAAAAAGAATTTACTTACCGCGGGGTAGAATCAGGCAAGAAAGTCTATATTGTTGACCAAGCAGATAAAATGACGGCGAGTGCTGCAAACAGTCTGCTTAAATTTCTAGAAGAACCAACTGCCCCGACTTTAGCTGTGCTGATGACAGAGCGAGCGAGCAGTGTGCTGCCTACAATTCAATCACGGAGTCAGCAATTAAGTTTTTCGCCTCTCCCAAGAGAAAAATTTATTGAACGTTTGGAAAAAGAAGGAATATCACGTACGCTAAGTACGTTAATAGCAGGTCTGACTCAAAGCTATGAAGAGGCAATTGCGCTAATGGAGTCAGATTGGATTGCACAAGCACGAAGCGTAGTGATACAATTAAACGAAGAGCTTTATGAAAGACCGCATCAAGTGTTCTTAACAATTCAGGATAAATGGATTCCTACATTTAAAGAACGACGTGAACTTGAACTCGGTCTTGATATGATTCTCTTATGGTTGCGAGACCTTTTATATACACAGGTCGGCAAAACGGACCAATTAGTATTTGCTGACCAGCAGACGTTGCTAGAGCAGCAGGCCCTCTCTAGCTCGCAGGAGAATACGAGTCAAAGCATGTCTTTTGTACTCGAAGCAAAGCGCCATTTAAGCGCCAATGTAAATCCGCAGCTGGTGATGGAGAAGTTGTTCTTTAGCATACAGGAGGGATAG
- a CDS encoding PSP1 domain-containing protein yields MHQVVGVRFKKAGKIYYFSPGDLELEKGEAVIVETSRGVEYGRVVIGVKSVEEQDVVLPLKQVIRIATEKDRLTVQENREQAQKAFDVCTDKINEHQLDMKLVDVEYTFDRNKVLFYFTADGRIDFRELVKDLAAVFRTRIELRQIGVRDEAKMLGGIGPCGRVLCCSSFLGDFEPVSIKMAKDQNLSLNPAKISGLCGRLMCCLKYENDMYESAKKELPDVGKHIKTPHGKGKVVGLNMLERLVQVDILESDEGVLEFTLDELTEHKVAAAEARE; encoded by the coding sequence TTGCATCAAGTCGTAGGCGTCCGTTTTAAAAAAGCGGGCAAAATCTATTACTTCTCCCCAGGTGATTTAGAGCTTGAAAAAGGAGAAGCTGTCATCGTCGAAACATCAAGAGGTGTCGAGTATGGCCGTGTGGTCATTGGTGTCAAATCTGTAGAGGAACAAGATGTCGTATTACCTTTAAAACAAGTGATCCGCATTGCTACAGAAAAGGACCGGCTGACTGTTCAAGAAAACCGTGAACAGGCTCAAAAGGCATTTGATGTTTGTACAGATAAAATTAATGAACATCAGCTTGATATGAAGCTAGTTGATGTTGAATATACATTTGACCGCAATAAAGTATTGTTTTATTTTACAGCAGATGGTCGTATTGACTTTAGAGAGTTAGTTAAAGACCTTGCCGCTGTTTTTAGAACACGTATTGAATTGCGTCAAATTGGAGTCCGAGATGAAGCGAAAATGCTCGGCGGGATTGGCCCATGTGGGAGAGTTTTATGTTGTTCATCATTTTTAGGTGATTTTGAACCGGTGTCAATAAAGATGGCAAAGGATCAGAACTTATCATTAAATCCAGCTAAGATATCTGGCTTATGCGGGCGTTTAATGTGTTGCTTAAAGTATGAAAATGATATGTATGAGTCAGCTAAAAAAGAATTGCCTGATGTAGGAAAACATATTAAAACTCCACATGGAAAAGGTAAAGTAGTAGGGCTGAATATGCTTGAGCGGCTCGTTCAAGTAGATATACTTGAAAGTGACGAAGGAGTTCTTGAGTTTACACTCGATGAGCTGACAGAACACAAAGTCGCAGCAGCTGAAGCCAGAGAATAA
- the yabA gene encoding DNA replication initiation control protein YabA, translating into MEKKAIFQKVSQIEERIGELHHELRGLKEQLAHLIEENHYMQIENDNLRKRLDSEEERTNDKPLEDKAQKKPVVGEGYDNLARLYQEGFHVCNTHYGSLRSDGDDCLFCLSFLHQK; encoded by the coding sequence GTGGAGAAAAAGGCAATCTTTCAAAAGGTGAGTCAAATTGAAGAACGGATCGGAGAGCTTCATCATGAGCTACGTGGCTTAAAAGAGCAGCTCGCCCACTTAATTGAAGAAAATCATTATATGCAAATAGAAAATGATAACTTAAGGAAGCGGCTCGACTCAGAAGAGGAACGAACAAATGATAAGCCTCTTGAAGATAAAGCACAGAAGAAGCCGGTGGTGGGTGAAGGCTATGATAATTTAGCGCGCCTTTATCAAGAAGGGTTTCATGTGTGTAATACTCATTATGGAAGCTTGCGTTCTGATGGTGATGATTGCCTCTTTTGCTTATCATTTTTGCATCAAAAATAA